A single region of the Gracilibacillus caseinilyticus genome encodes:
- a CDS encoding YkyA family protein gives MRRLLLTGFLLVLFIVGCSGDSVANDMYEHLEQTVELEQPFAEQQEPFSALEQEEQDLYNQIIELSADEMDKITSLSDEAIATIKERKELLQTELDSMNKAEEEFTKVKEYVEDLDEESKQVAQELVDTMEQRYEAYQQLHDAYMDSLEQDQKLYELFKKEDLKEEDLRNQIETVNQSYDKVMEYNDNFNELTDTYNQLKQDFYDSVELNVVYE, from the coding sequence TCTGTTGCTAACGACATGTATGAACACCTTGAACAGACAGTAGAATTAGAACAGCCATTTGCAGAACAGCAAGAACCTTTTTCAGCTTTGGAACAGGAAGAACAGGATTTGTATAATCAAATCATCGAACTATCAGCTGATGAAATGGACAAAATCACTTCGCTATCAGATGAAGCTATTGCTACTATTAAAGAACGCAAGGAATTGTTACAGACAGAGCTGGATAGTATGAACAAAGCAGAAGAAGAATTTACTAAAGTAAAAGAGTACGTAGAGGACTTAGACGAAGAATCAAAACAAGTAGCACAAGAACTTGTGGATACGATGGAACAACGTTATGAGGCATATCAGCAGTTACATGATGCTTATATGGATTCATTGGAACAAGATCAGAAGTTATATGAACTGTTCAAGAAAGAGGATTTAAAAGAAGAAGACCTCCGTAATCAGATAGAAACGGTTAATCAATCTTACGATAAAGTCATGGAATACAATGATAATTTTAACGAATTAACGGATACATACAATCAATTAAAACAGGACTTTTATGATTCAGTCGAATTAAATGTAGTATATGAGTAA